A genomic window from Streptomyces sp. MST-110588 includes:
- a CDS encoding VOC family protein, whose protein sequence is MIAKLQCVVLDCADVVALSGFYQSLLGGVVNQPDPRWSLGDGWATLHTDGLVLAFQRVEDHQPSRWPDPARPQQFHLGLGVKDLDRAQEEVLSLGASLLDAGDRRRSWRIFADPAGHPFCLVRD, encoded by the coding sequence ATGATCGCCAAGCTGCAGTGTGTGGTGTTGGACTGTGCCGATGTCGTTGCACTGTCCGGGTTCTACCAGTCGCTTCTCGGCGGCGTAGTGAACCAGCCGGATCCGCGGTGGTCGCTCGGCGACGGCTGGGCGACGCTCCACACCGACGGGCTCGTGCTGGCCTTCCAGCGAGTGGAAGACCATCAGCCATCACGGTGGCCGGATCCCGCTCGGCCTCAGCAGTTCCACCTCGGCCTGGGCGTCAAGGACCTGGACCGAGCTCAGGAAGAGGTTCTCAGTCTGGGTGCCTCACTGCTCGATGCGGGGGACAGGAGGCGGAGTTGGCGCATCTTCGCGGATCCTGCAGGTCACCCGTTCTGCCTCGTCCGGGACTGA